From the Pseudomonas monsensis genome, the window GCACTTCGGCGTGCAACGGCCCGTGCACCAGACCCAATTGACTGGCCAGCGTTGCCAGGCGTGGCACCAGCTCGACGGGTAATGCCGCCAAGCTCAGGCTGGTGACGGCGGTGAGGTGCCGTCGCCCGTCCAGGTCCTGGGTGTGGCAGCGCCAGACATCACTGACCTCGAACCGGCCAGCGTCGAACACACCGTTGATGAATACCGGGTAACCCTGTTCGTGCACATGAATCTGGAACGGCCCCGGCGACTCGCGCAACAGTGCAGCCGCCTCGCTGGCACTGATGCCCTCGCCCCACACCAGCACCGCCGAGCCCCGCGAGCACGGCGACACTGCCGGGCGCACCACCCAGCCGCGCCCGTCGTCGGCCGGCAACTGATTGAGTGAAGCCAGTTGCCGTCCATCGAACGCCAGATCCGGGGCCAGGCTGCTGACCGCCAGATGCTGCACGCATTTATCGTAGAACGCCGCCGGGTGGCAGTGCGCCGCAAAAAAGCCGGCGGCGATGTTGGCTGGCATCGTCTGCTGCAGTTGCGCGTCATCGACGGCCAAGCGAAAACCCGTCGCTGCCTGCCTGCGCGCTGGGGCCATGCGCATCATTGCAGGCTCTCTCGGGTCGGGCCGCGGAAATGCACCGCGTCGATGTGACAGCTGCGCGGCTGGGTCAGCACAAAGCGCATGGTTTCCCAGATCGAACGGCCGTTGAGCAACTTGCCGCGAGGGTCGACCGTTTCATCCAGCCCGGTCACTTCAAAATCCGGCGGATAGAACCCGGTAACGCGGATCTGCTCGCTGGCCAGATGATGCGCCATGTTCTGGCAAAAACCGCTCAGGCCATGCTTGGCGGCAAAGAACGCCGGGTGGGCGATGGACTGGGTGAATTGCGGGACGCCACAGACCGACACCATTGCCATGATGTCAGCGGCATCCGAGCGCCGCAGGCTCGGTAACAGCGCCCGGGTCAGGGTGATCGAGCCGGTCAGGCCGGAGTTGATGGTCGAGGTGATTTCTTCGTCGCTGTCAGCCTCGCCCAGCATCCCTTCGAGCCACTGCGCCGCACTGAGCACGAGGATGTCGATCGGACGCTCGTCTGCCTGCAGGCTCTGGGCGAAGGCGCGTACCGATGCCGCGTCGGCGATATCACACTGGTAGGCGCGGGCAGAACCGCCCTCGCCCTGAATGATCTCGCACGTTGCCTGGGCGCTGGCCAATTGGCGCGCACACAGATCGACATGAGCACCTTCACGCGCCAGCCAGACCGACACGGCCTGGCCGAAATCGCGACCGCCACCGGTTACAACAACCCGTTTTTTGTTCAGCATGATCTACGTACCTGTAAGAAGCCGGCCGTCAGAGGCCTGGATGCGGAACCGTGCAGCTGCCGGAAATGTTCTTCCGATACAGATGCTCGACGATGTAATCGGCCGCATGTTCTGCCCAGTTTTCTGGCGAGATGTATTGCTCGTGTTCATCCGGCAGACACATGGACAGCATCTGGGTGTTCACCCCATTGCCCGGATCGAGGGCAACGGCGCCCACCCCTTCGGGCATGTCGGCGATGAGCGAGCCGATCAGCCCTTCAACCGCGAATTTGCTGGCACAGTACGGGCCCAGACCCCAGGAGGCCGAGCGTCCCCAGCCCGAACTGATGGCGATAAACAGACCCTGCCGGCGGTCGAGCATCGCAGGCAGGAACGCGTGCAGGGTATTCACCACGCCGAGCACGTTGACGTCCATTACGCGCTGCCAGTCTTCCACGGCGATTTCCCATGCCGGCTTGCGCTCGGTGATCACGCCGGCGTTGCAGACAACGATGTCCACCGGGCCTTCGCGACCGACCGCGTGGGCGAACTGCTGCATCTCGTCTGGCTCGGTGACCGACGCGTTGAACAGCACCGGATTGCCCTGTGCGCCGGTTGTTGCGTCAACGGCCAACTGGCATCCGTAGACCTGATGCCCGCGCGAAGCCAGCGCATGACTCAGGGCTTTGCCCAATCCTCGACTGACGCCAGTGATGGCGATCCTTAGCGGTTTGCGGGTGTTCATATTCAATAATCCTCCTTGACTGTCTGACAGGCTGCACCGAAATGCACAACCGGGTTGTCCGGCCGCAGATCAGGCACCTCAACCGCCCAATGACCCGCAGGCCATCGGGCACTCAGGGTAGAACGGTCAACCAGGGCATGACCGCTGACAAAGATGAAAGGCACTTTGCAGGCGATGGCGGCCTCGGCATCAGCGATCGCGTCGCCGAGAAACACTGCCTGCGCTGCCGCGCAATCATGCTGTTCGAGCAAGGCGTTGATCGCGGCTATCTTGGCGGTCGGCGAACCGATAATGCGCGCCATGTAGCGATCAATCCCACTGACACCCAACGCCTCGGTAATTTCCTCTTCCTTGCCGCCGCTCACGACGAAACAGGTCACGCCCTGCTCTTGCAGCAACGCCAGTAACTGCGGTGCTCCGGCGACCACCGCAGAACAGCGGTAATGGCTGCGCAAGTAGTCTTCATAACGTGCAATGCTCGCGGCCACGAAGTCTCTGGCGGCCGGCCCGCGAGGGGCGATCAGGCGCTCAAACGCCTCGAAGTGCCAGTGTCGCGCACGCCCGAAGTTGAGCCTGAAACTTTCCTTGCAGCGGTCGCGCAGCGCCTGCGGATAATGCGCCAGCGCATGATCGACAGCCGCCAGCTTCACGCCATTGGAGTCGAGCAATACGCCGTCGCAATCGAAGAACACCAGCTTCTTGCCCGCCATCACATCGCCAAGCTTGAACGTGGTCATAAGCCTGTCCTGTGCTCACGTGTATTGGTTGAGAATGTTCAGATCGAATTTGTGCGAGCCGACATGCCCGGCAATCCTGCCGATGATGTCGTTGCGTTCGAGGCACGTCAGTGGCGCGCCTTCGAACAGTTTCTGCGCATAAGTCGGATGAACATTGTGGCGCGCCTGGCAGCGATAGGTCGGTGAATACCCCCAGTTCGCCACCGCTCGCAACGGCTCGATATGCTCGGCCAGAAAACGCTCGCAGGCGTCCATCGTGTGCGCTTCAGACTTGAGCAGTGCCAGGGTCTCGGTAGGCGCGTTCCCTGCACCCCGGCCCAAACCGGCGAAGGTGCCGTCGGCAAACCTGGCCCCTGCCCCGAGCGCTGCGTGCGTGTTCGCCACGGCCAGCCCGTAGTTGTCATGGGCGTGAAAGCCCAGTGGCAAAGCCGTCATCTCTGCCCCCTGCCGGAACAAGCGGTGAACCTGATCCGGCAACAGGCGCCCGAAACTGTCGGCAAAATACAGCGCGGCAAGCGGCTCGCCGTCGAGACGGCGCAGGATCCGCGCCAGCTCATCCGCCGGCAACTCACCGATCTGCATCAGATTGAGCATCACTTCCAGTCCATGCCCGGCCAGCGCCTGCGCCAGCGCCAGACTCGCTTGCACCTCATTGCTCTTGGCGGCGATGCGCAAAATATCAATGCGGAACGGCGTGCGCCGAACGGCCGCCACTATCAGCCGGGCAGCCGCCTGTGGCGATTGTCCGACGATTTGCCCGGCGTCGATCATCACCGTCACTTTCATCGAGCCGGGGTTGATCAGTTCGCGTTGCTGCGCCGTCAAAGACTCGGGCAACGCCTTGTAAGAACCGGTATATGAGGTAGTGGCACCCGGATCGAGGTTCAGGTAACCCAGTTCGACGATGTCCACGCCGGTGGCCAGGCAAGTACCGAAGTACTGCCGGGCCATGGCATCGGAAAACCGCCAGTCGGTCTGGAACCCGCCGTCACGGAAGGTGCAATCCATTAACGCGAATGACTGTCTCCGATCGGTCATTTTTGGTTGCCTGCCGTATCGACGGTCCAGTCGTAGACCTGCTCCAGACGCCACCAGTTGAGTTCGGTGTCGTTACCGGCAATGCGCTTCAACAGCGGATTCTGTTCGCCGTGCATCTGGTCATCCCATGCCTGCACCGCCGGGTGGAAAGACAAGGCATGGCTGAAGTCACGCAGCGGGTCGAATTGCTCGTGGGCTTCAACCTGCATGAACAGTGTGTTCGGCGGCAACAGGTAAATCGACATGCGTTGCAGACCAATTTCGCGAAGTACACCGTGGTCGCCGGCAATTTGCTCCGGCACTTGACGATGCAACTTCTTATACAACTCAACGGCTTCTTTACTGGTCAACTGAATAGAAAAACCAAAACGCTTCATGAGTAACTTCCTTATTACTGGGTGACGAATTCAAGTAATTGGTCATAAACCTTTTCGACTTCGCGAAGGGTTTCCGGGTCCATGCTGAAATCCACTGGCGGGCGGATCAATGTGTTACTCATCAATCGACGACGTTTTAGCAGGTGCTTCGACAACTGCAAGTAACAGTCGATACTGGCCATCATATGGCACATCAAATAGGACAGCGGGTAGCCGATGGCTCTGGCGAGTTTGTCATCGCCAACTTTCAATGCGTTCCACAGCGCCACGGTGATTTCGGCGATTTCCGTGGCCGGAATCACGCCCGCCAGCCCGCGTTGATAGGTGTCGACGAGCATCATGCCGCCGTCGCCTTCGAAAATCCGTGCCTGACCAGCAGTCGCGTCACGCAGCAGCGACACTTTCGGGGCGGTTGGCGCAGACTCCGGCTTGAACTGCACTTTTTGCGGGCCGAAGGTCTCGAGCAAGCGCGCCTGAACCGCGATCGACATCGGCCGTTTGGCCAGCGACTTGGCATGATGCACCAGCACCGGAATGCGCACGCTTTCGATCACATTGGCGAAATACACATACATCTGTTCGTCATCGAGCGCCCACATTGACGGGTGCATGACCAGCAGTGCATCACAACCCGCCTGCTCGGCCTGGCGCGAGTATTCCACGGCCTGGGCGATACTTTCACCCCCCGTGCTCATGATTGCCAGACCCTTATCACCGGTTTGTTCAGCGATCAATTCTGCGAGTTTGAAACGCTCGCCGGCCGTCAGGCGCGAGACCTCGGAAATCTGCCCGATGACCACGCCGTCGCACCCCGTGTGCAAGATGTGTTCGATTTGCAGACGCAGGGCCGAAGTGTCCAGAGAAAGGTCAGTGTTGTAGGGAAGAATGGCGACCGGTAGGACACCTTGGATGGGAGCTTTCGTCATGCCTGATATTCCTTATCAAAGTTCGACGCAAAAGACTAAGAGAGTAACTAAATTGTCCTGCCACCTTTAACAACGAGGCTATCGACCAAATATTTACTGCAACAAAACGCTCGATTAACGAAGCGGTTAGTTTAACTATTCGGTACAAAATCGAGCATTAAAGCCCGCGGCATCGACATCGTGATTTCCACACTTTTCATACAACTTAGTGAACTTCGAAGTCGCGGCGAAGTTAATGGCGAGCAGGATTATTGTCCAATCTGTAGTTATTTCAAATTATTACATTACGCAGAAGCACAAAATCTCATCTTCGCTAAAAAACAAATATTTCTTTTTATTTCCAACATGTAACTAAATTTGTTTCCGCACTCGCCCAATAATGTTCGCGCGCGCTCGTACTTCGCCCGCCGAATAAACTCCAGAACTTTCGTTAAACAATCACCCCTCGGGGTGCAGCAGCGCAATTGCTCTATCGACTCACCCACAGTCGTACTCGGCAGTGACGGCCGTCAGGCAAATGAGCGAAGGGTTTGGCGAAGGGCCGACAGACTTGTCAGCCTGATGACGGAGGTCAAGGAAGTGTTTTCTCTCTCGAGTGACCTTGCGTCACATCGAGAGGATCGGTTCTGGCAGTACCGCCCGTTAGCGGTCGGGATCGACACGAACCCCTTGCAACATCAACTTCAGAGTCTGCAGTGACTGGGTCAGGCGTTCGGTCCCCTCTTCGGCCCTCGCAATCCACAGCGAAGCCTCGGTCAGCGCACCGTAAACCAGGCGTGCCAACGCCTCCGCGTCCAACTCGCGCACCACGCCCTTGAGTTGCAAGCGTCGCAGAATTTCGCGCATCGAAGCGATGCAATGCTGTTGCTCTTCCACCGACACCGCCCCAAGCACGGCGGGCGCTTCCTGTAACACGATGCGCTGAATATCTTTTTCCTGGGCCATTTGCAGAAACGCCCGGCAGCGCCCCCAAAAACCTTCCCATTGATCGGGCGCGGCATCGGAAATCGCCGAGAGGCGCGCCTCCATCTCGGCGTCGATCTGCTCCACCACCGCCGCCAGCAAGCCTTTTTTGTCACCGAAGTGGTGATAAAGCGCCCCCCGCGTCAGTCCGGCTCCGGCCGTGAAATCATCCATCGACGCCTGGGCGTAACCCAGCCGCGTAAAGGCCTCGCGGCCGGCCGCAAGCAACCTGGCACGGGTATCTTCGATCATTTCGGCACGGTTTCGACGAACCATCAGGCACTCCTCAAATCATTTGACATACGTCGCGTACGTCAATAAATTCCCTCACATACGCAGCGTATGCATTTTCAGCGCTGAAGCCATTGCAGGCAAGTCAATCGGCCCAGGAGAGTGTGCGCTGATGGTCAATTCTTACCGTGAACTGTTCACCCAACCTGGCACTCACGGTTTTGCCCTGGCGGGTCTGGTGGCCCGTTTTCCGCTGGCCATGGCCGGTATCGGCATCATCACCATGCTGGCGATGATGCGGGACAATTACGCGCTGGCGGGCGCCGTGGCGGCCACGTTCGCCCTGACGCTCGCGGTGCTGGCGCCACAGATCTCGCGGCTGGTCGACCGCTTCGGGCAACGCCAGGTACTCCCGGGCGCTGCAGCAATCAGTTGCGCCGGCCTGCTTGCACTGCCGGCCTGTGCCTACTGGCAGTTGCCGGACTGGACCCTGTTCGTGGGTGCCGTAATGTCGGGCTTCATGCCCAGCATGTCCGCGATGTCCCGGGCGCGCTGGACACTGATTTACCGCGGCACAGCGAAACTGAACACTGCCTACGCCCTGGAATCGGTGCTGGACGAAGTCACTTTTATTGTCGGCCCGCCACTGGCGGTGGGTCTGAGTGTGGCGCTGTTCCCCGAGGCTGGACCACTGGTGACGGCGTTGTTGCTGGCCATCGGGGTGTATGCCTTCGTCAGTCAGCGGGGTAGCGAACCATCCGTTCGGGCGACCTCCGGGGTGCCACAGACGTCGATGATTCGCGTGGGTGGCATTCGCATCCTTGCACTGTTGATGGTGGCCATGGGCATGATTGTCGGCACCATTGATGTGGTCAGCGTGGCCTTTGCCCAGTCTCAAGGCCAGCCCGTCGCCGCCAGTATCGTGTTGTCGGCATATGCCCTGGGTTCCTGCGTCGCCGGCCTGACGTTCGGGGCGATGAAACTGCAAGTGCCTTTATCGCGCCTGTTTCTACTGTGCGGGCTGGCGACGGCCATCACGACTGTGCCGTTGTTATGGGCCAGCAATGTGCTCGGGTTGTCACTGGCCGTACTGGTTGCGGGGGTGTTTTTTGCCCCGACCCTGATCGTGGCAATGACCCTTGCCGAACAGATGGTTGCGCCCGAGCGTCTGACCGAAGCATTGACCTGGTTGATTTCAGGGCTTGGCGTGGGCGTCGCGCTGGGCGCAGCGGCAACAGGTCAAGTCGTGGATGAATTCGGCGCCCGCCAGGGGGCGATCGTCGCGCTGGTCGCCGGCCTGATCGTGCTCGGCGTTGCGCTGTACGGCCATCGTCGCTTGAAACCGGACATGGCCATCGTCGCGCAAGCGACCTGAACGGTCAGGCTGTTTGCCATCGGCCCCTACAAATCACGTGCCCACGTCTGGCTGACCAGTGCCTTGCCGAAACGGTTGACCGCCTCCTCTTCCACCAATTCAAACCCCGCCTTCTGATAAATCTGGCGCGCCGCCGTCAGGTTGCTGGTAGTCCACAGGGTCATTCGTGTGTAACCGATCTGCCGGGCAAAGCGCAGGCACTCATCAACCAGGCGACGGCCGATGCCCAGTCCCCGGGCACTGGCGTCAACGTAGAGCATGCGCAGTTTCGCGGTGGTTTCATCCTGTCGCACGACGAATACCGAGCCGATAACCTTGCCGTCCTTCTCGGCGATCCAGCAGCGCTCGCAAGCCGGGTCGAAGTCACGCAGGTATTTCGCGATGACCTCGGCCACCAACGCTTCGAATTCCGAGTTCCAGCCGTACTCACGGCTATAGAGGGCGGCCTGCTGCTGCATCACCGTGCCCATGTCGCCGGGTTGCGGATCACGCAGCACGTAGGTCGAGTCCGGGTGGTTCTGCAAAAGCGTCTGGATCAGTGTCATGGCGCCGAGCAATTGTTGTTGCTGCGGCTCGGTCAGGCGCTGAAGCATGGCGACCACTTGTTCGCGGGAAGCTTGTTCAAGGGGGACGAGGATTTCCCGGCCCAGCTCGGTGAGGTGCAGTAGAGCTGCGCGGGCATCGGTGGGCGAAGGGACTTTCTGGATCAGGCCCTTCTTCTCGAAACCGCTGATCAGGCGGCTCATGTAGCCGGCATCCAGGCTCAGCATCTGGCGCAGGTCGGCGCTGGTCAGGTCACCACGCGAAGCCAGTTCATAAAGGATGCGCAGCTCGGTCAGCGAGTATTCGCTCTGCAGCAGATGCTCCTGCAGCACGCCGATCTGCTGGGTATAGAAGCGGTTGAAACTGCGCACGATGTCGGCGTGCTGGAACAGATCGGTGCTGGACATGACCCATGCTCGAATGATTGCCTAAGGCAACTATATATTTGCCTTTAGCAATCATGTCAATGCCCTACCTGCACTTGGCCAGCACCACCTGACAGGTGTCCGGAGTGCCACCGGAACGCCCGGCATACCGGATGCAATTGTTCATCGACTTCTGCCGCGCCATATTCAGGCTCGAACCCCACGCCAGACCGCCTTCGCCCACCGTCGGCACGGCTTTGGCGTAGCAACTGTCGCCGATGCCCGAAGGTGGATAGTGTTTGCGGCTGGAACACCCCGTGCCGAGCGCCAGGCTGACGATGATCAGGGTCGGCAAGACCCACCCGCGGCATCGGGGCAAACGTGTTTTGCGCATTGCGTTTTACCTGTCGCAAGGAGGTCGTCAGTCTGCCGAGTCTAGCCGTTCGCCGTTGTCGACCTGCACAAATCTTCTAAACGCCGGTCGTCATTGCGCGGTATTTTATCGGGCCGCACCGTTCATGCTGATCTCTGGAGCCTGCCGTGGATAAACGCAACTGGATCGAGCTGTCCCAGGATGTCGACACCGGGATTGAATCGATTCGTGCCCATTTTCAGGGGCATGCCTATGACCCGCACTGGCATGACAGTTTTCTGGTCGGCGTGACCGAGCAAGGTGTGCAGCAATTCAATTGCCGCCGCGTGCGCCACCGCAGTACGCCGGGCCAGGTCTTTTTGCTGGAACCGGGGGAAATCCACGACGGTCAGGCCCCCACGGACGACGGGTTCACCTATTCGATGCTGTACCTTGATCCGCACTGGCTGGAGCGCGAACTGCACGCGTTGTTCGAAGACGCCCCGGCCAACACTCAACCCGGTTTTGCCGATACCTTGAGCCAGGACCCGCGCCTGTCCACGGCGATCAATCAGGCCTTCCACGCCCTGCATGACGGCGACTTGCGCATCGTCCGCCAGACAGCCATCGACAGCCTGTTGGCTTCGCTCACCCGCCATCTCGACTGGCGCAAGCGCCAGGATTTCGATCCGCGCCTGCCGCTGGTGGCCCAAGTGGCCCGGGATTACCTGCATGCCCACGCCTTTGATGACATCGGCCTGGATCAACTGGCCAACGCCTGCAAGGTCGATCGCTTCCGTTTGACCCGCGCCTTCAAGGCCGCTTTTGGGCTGGCGCCGCACGCTTATCTGATCCAGTTGCGCCTGGCCAAGGCGCGTCAGTTGCTGGCCCGTGGCGAGTCGCCGGCGCAGGTCGCCAGCGTGCTCGGCTTCGCCGATCAAAGCCACCTGGGCCGCTGGTTCAAGCGCGCCTACCAACTGACGCCAGCGGACTACCGCAAGCGCTGCTCAAACCTTCCAGACTGACGCACGCCAGCTGACGATCATGGAGACCTGTGTTCACGTTCAGGAATCCGAATCATGGCGTCATTGCTGCCCTTTCTACTGTTTGCTTTCGTGGCTTCGATCACTCCGGGGCCGACCAATATTCTGGTGTTGAGCCACAGTTCGCGTCGGGGACTGAGCGCGACATTGCCGATCATTTTCGGGGCCTGCGCGGCGGCGGCATTGATCGTGTTGGTGGTCGGGCTCGGCGCCGGCGAAACCCTGTCGCGTTTGCCCCGCGTCCAACAAGCCATGGCCTGGGCGGGCGTGCTCTGGTTGAGTTGGCTGGCGTGGCAGATCTTCCGCAGTGCGCCCCCGGCCCTGGACTCGACCGAAGCACAAGATGAAGGGTTCAGCGTACTCGGTGCGGCGATGTTGCAACTGGTCAATCCCAAGGTGTGGATGATGGCCGTGGCAGTGGTCAGTGTGTTTGTCGGTGGTGGTGACAAGACCGTGCGCTTGCTGGTGCTGTCGCTGGCATTTCTGCTGGTGTCGTTGCCCTGCATGACGTTCTGGGCGCTGCTTGGCGTCGGCAGTGCACGGCTGTTCGGCAGCCCACAGGCGTTCAAGCGCATGAATGCGGTATTGGCGCTGTTGCTGCTGCTTTCCGCCTGGCTGACGGTCCTGCTCTGAGCGGGCTGACCTGAAGTCAGGCAAGCACCTGTGGCGAGGGGATTTATCCCCGTTCGGCTGCGCAGCAGTCGTAAATCTGAATACTCGGTATGCCTGAAGGAATGAGTGGCCAGGTTTTGGGGCTGCTGCGCAGCCCGGCGGGGATAAATCCTCTCACCACAGGTTGGATTTCTTACGGTTGGGGCTGCATGGGAACGCAGGCGATGATCTCAGCGCGATGTCGCCTGGCGATATTCGCGGGGGGTGAAGCCGGTGGAGGCCTTGAACTGGCGGGTGAAGGCACTGTGGTCGGTGTAACCGCATTGCAGCGCCACGTCGGTGATCGGCAAATCGGTGTGCAGCAAGCGATGGGCGTGTTCCAGGCGCACCTTCTGAATCATCTGTCGTGGCGTCAGGTGAAAGACGCGCTTGCAGTAGCGCTCCAGTTGCGCCACCGAAATACCGGCGATTCGCGTCAATTCGCCCAACGTGACGCGGCGATTGAAGTGGCTGCGAATATGCTCGTCGACTGCGGCCAGGCGCTCGAATGCCGGATGCGTTTCACTGGCCGATTGCAGATCGACCGAGATACCCGCCAGCCCGATGATCAGCCCGTCGCGGTTGTACAACGGGTGCTTGTGGGTCAGGCACCAACCCGGTTCACGACTGCCGTACAGGTGCAGTTCCAGCTGATCCTCCAGCACAAAGCCCTCCTCCAGCACCTTGCGATCCTGCTCGGTGTACCCCGGCCCGAGTTGCGCGGGGAACACCTGCGCGCTGGTTTTCCCCAGCAACGGGCGTAAATCCTTCAAGCCACAGCGCTGCACCAATGTGCGATTGGCGAGGACATAACGCGCCTGCAGATCCTTGATGAAAATCACCGCACTGGGGATCACGTCGAGCATCGGCAACAGCAGCGCGGCGCCGGCTACCAGTTCTTCCAGGGTTTGCGGGCGGCCTTGCGACAACATCGAAAACGCACTCTGCATCGAAGAGTTCTCCCCCGTTGGTGCTTCAGGCCAGTGCTCGCCCAAGGCGTTCGCACGCAGATTGCAGCATCGCCGAAAGCCTGTCGAGCAGCAGCGTTTCTCTGCGCGACTGTGCCGATTTCGTCATCCAACCCGGTGCAAAACATCAATCGCCGCAAGGTCGATCAGTTCAAAGTCTGGCCGTCCCAGTGACACAACTGCCTATCCAATAACTCACAAGAAGGCGATG encodes:
- a CDS encoding SDR family oxidoreductase, with protein sequence MLNKKRVVVTGGGRDFGQAVSVWLAREGAHVDLCARQLASAQATCEIIQGEGGSARAYQCDIADAASVRAFAQSLQADERPIDILVLSAAQWLEGMLGEADSDEEITSTINSGLTGSITLTRALLPSLRRSDAADIMAMVSVCGVPQFTQSIAHPAFFAAKHGLSGFCQNMAHHLASEQIRVTGFYPPDFEVTGLDETVDPRGKLLNGRSIWETMRFVLTQPRSCHIDAVHFRGPTRESLQ
- a CDS encoding SDR family oxidoreductase; its protein translation is MNTRKPLRIAITGVSRGLGKALSHALASRGHQVYGCQLAVDATTGAQGNPVLFNASVTEPDEMQQFAHAVGREGPVDIVVCNAGVITERKPAWEIAVEDWQRVMDVNVLGVVNTLHAFLPAMLDRRQGLFIAISSGWGRSASWGLGPYCASKFAVEGLIGSLIADMPEGVGAVALDPGNGVNTQMLSMCLPDEHEQYISPENWAEHAADYIVEHLYRKNISGSCTVPHPGL
- a CDS encoding HAD family hydrolase, which produces MTTFKLGDVMAGKKLVFFDCDGVLLDSNGVKLAAVDHALAHYPQALRDRCKESFRLNFGRARHWHFEAFERLIAPRGPAARDFVAASIARYEDYLRSHYRCSAVVAGAPQLLALLQEQGVTCFVVSGGKEEEITEALGVSGIDRYMARIIGSPTAKIAAINALLEQHDCAAAQAVFLGDAIADAEAAIACKVPFIFVSGHALVDRSTLSARWPAGHWAVEVPDLRPDNPVVHFGAACQTVKEDY
- a CDS encoding homocitrate synthase, with the translated sequence MTDRRQSFALMDCTFRDGGFQTDWRFSDAMARQYFGTCLATGVDIVELGYLNLDPGATTSYTGSYKALPESLTAQQRELINPGSMKVTVMIDAGQIVGQSPQAAARLIVAAVRRTPFRIDILRIAAKSNEVQASLALAQALAGHGLEVMLNLMQIGELPADELARILRRLDGEPLAALYFADSFGRLLPDQVHRLFRQGAEMTALPLGFHAHDNYGLAVANTHAALGAGARFADGTFAGLGRGAGNAPTETLALLKSEAHTMDACERFLAEHIEPLRAVANWGYSPTYRCQARHNVHPTYAQKLFEGAPLTCLERNDIIGRIAGHVGSHKFDLNILNQYT
- a CDS encoding L-rhamnose mutarotase; translation: MKRFGFSIQLTSKEAVELYKKLHRQVPEQIAGDHGVLREIGLQRMSIYLLPPNTLFMQVEAHEQFDPLRDFSHALSFHPAVQAWDDQMHGEQNPLLKRIAGNDTELNWWRLEQVYDWTVDTAGNQK
- a CDS encoding dihydrodipicolinate synthase family protein, which encodes MTKAPIQGVLPVAILPYNTDLSLDTSALRLQIEHILHTGCDGVVIGQISEVSRLTAGERFKLAELIAEQTGDKGLAIMSTGGESIAQAVEYSRQAEQAGCDALLVMHPSMWALDDEQMYVYFANVIESVRIPVLVHHAKSLAKRPMSIAVQARLLETFGPQKVQFKPESAPTAPKVSLLRDATAGQARIFEGDGGMMLVDTYQRGLAGVIPATEIAEITVALWNALKVGDDKLARAIGYPLSYLMCHMMASIDCYLQLSKHLLKRRRLMSNTLIRPPVDFSMDPETLREVEKVYDQLLEFVTQ
- a CDS encoding TetR/AcrR family transcriptional regulator, which codes for MVRRNRAEMIEDTRARLLAAGREAFTRLGYAQASMDDFTAGAGLTRGALYHHFGDKKGLLAAVVEQIDAEMEARLSAISDAAPDQWEGFWGRCRAFLQMAQEKDIQRIVLQEAPAVLGAVSVEEQQHCIASMREILRRLQLKGVVRELDAEALARLVYGALTEASLWIARAEEGTERLTQSLQTLKLMLQGVRVDPDR
- a CDS encoding MFS transporter, with protein sequence MVNSYRELFTQPGTHGFALAGLVARFPLAMAGIGIITMLAMMRDNYALAGAVAATFALTLAVLAPQISRLVDRFGQRQVLPGAAAISCAGLLALPACAYWQLPDWTLFVGAVMSGFMPSMSAMSRARWTLIYRGTAKLNTAYALESVLDEVTFIVGPPLAVGLSVALFPEAGPLVTALLLAIGVYAFVSQRGSEPSVRATSGVPQTSMIRVGGIRILALLMVAMGMIVGTIDVVSVAFAQSQGQPVAASIVLSAYALGSCVAGLTFGAMKLQVPLSRLFLLCGLATAITTVPLLWASNVLGLSLAVLVAGVFFAPTLIVAMTLAEQMVAPERLTEALTWLISGLGVGVALGAAATGQVVDEFGARQGAIVALVAGLIVLGVALYGHRRLKPDMAIVAQAT
- a CDS encoding bifunctional helix-turn-helix transcriptional regulator/GNAT family N-acetyltransferase is translated as MSSTDLFQHADIVRSFNRFYTQQIGVLQEHLLQSEYSLTELRILYELASRGDLTSADLRQMLSLDAGYMSRLISGFEKKGLIQKVPSPTDARAALLHLTELGREILVPLEQASREQVVAMLQRLTEPQQQQLLGAMTLIQTLLQNHPDSTYVLRDPQPGDMGTVMQQQAALYSREYGWNSEFEALVAEVIAKYLRDFDPACERCWIAEKDGKVIGSVFVVRQDETTAKLRMLYVDASARGLGIGRRLVDECLRFARQIGYTRMTLWTTSNLTAARQIYQKAGFELVEEEAVNRFGKALVSQTWARDL
- a CDS encoding AraC family transcriptional regulator; the protein is MDKRNWIELSQDVDTGIESIRAHFQGHAYDPHWHDSFLVGVTEQGVQQFNCRRVRHRSTPGQVFLLEPGEIHDGQAPTDDGFTYSMLYLDPHWLERELHALFEDAPANTQPGFADTLSQDPRLSTAINQAFHALHDGDLRIVRQTAIDSLLASLTRHLDWRKRQDFDPRLPLVAQVARDYLHAHAFDDIGLDQLANACKVDRFRLTRAFKAAFGLAPHAYLIQLRLAKARQLLARGESPAQVASVLGFADQSHLGRWFKRAYQLTPADYRKRCSNLPD
- a CDS encoding LysE family translocator encodes the protein MASLLPFLLFAFVASITPGPTNILVLSHSSRRGLSATLPIIFGACAAAALIVLVVGLGAGETLSRLPRVQQAMAWAGVLWLSWLAWQIFRSAPPALDSTEAQDEGFSVLGAAMLQLVNPKVWMMAVAVVSVFVGGGDKTVRLLVLSLAFLLVSLPCMTFWALLGVGSARLFGSPQAFKRMNAVLALLLLLSAWLTVLL
- a CDS encoding AraC family transcriptional regulator — protein: MQSAFSMLSQGRPQTLEELVAGAALLLPMLDVIPSAVIFIKDLQARYVLANRTLVQRCGLKDLRPLLGKTSAQVFPAQLGPGYTEQDRKVLEEGFVLEDQLELHLYGSREPGWCLTHKHPLYNRDGLIIGLAGISVDLQSASETHPAFERLAAVDEHIRSHFNRRVTLGELTRIAGISVAQLERYCKRVFHLTPRQMIQKVRLEHAHRLLHTDLPITDVALQCGYTDHSAFTRQFKASTGFTPREYRQATSR